In Stieleria varia, one genomic interval encodes:
- a CDS encoding multiheme c-type cytochrome: protein MRPRINPNPRSNLSRPINSRQKLWLSVTAIVVIIAGAVFADYWSAEPADISLGFVGRDACVDCHQTETQTFIGSDHDKAMDLATEETVLGDFNDVTFEHDGIVSRLYRDGERFMINTEGPTGEMEDFHVKYVFGVSPLQQYMVEFDRPDDMPENEISRVQVLRISWDTLKGEWFYLRPPDVTDKLEPDDQLHWTGIAQRWQTMCADCHSTNLKSNFDPASNRYHTTFSEMDVSCESCHGPGSLHIQLANKRSLFWDRRHGYGLAKLKGEDPKPQLDTCAPCHSRRSVMDNDFLAGNEYCNFYQLELLRPETYHGDGQIKDEVYVYGSFIQSKMYHKGIRCTDCHDPHSLKLKHPGNETCTSCHQHAAGKYDVPSHHHHAPGTAGAMCVNCHMPHTTYMEVDARRDHSLRIPRPDLSVQLGTPNACSHCHVKDQLKDLKPEVQAEFGNQEYSKWLLAAEQGNQAIADAIKASDLWCDQACDQWYGAERKRPYHFAEALVPFRRGDPESAQGMLELIARDDGVTPAIARATAISELAGSRNNALREQAERIAENVNESPILRAAAVQVFASISPALAKPVLLPLLDDESRLVRSEAARTLLSSRSFAGLTELERGRLERALEEVKDGLMVADDRSGAHMSWAMICEQLGRIQEAVDSYETAIRIEPTVTGPRTNYAALLERIVGQAAPNTAQNYLAKAQSLRKEELPLLARDAGLAPDNAALQYRYGLALYLNGQMQEAKERLERAVELEPDVPDFQLALKLLNEKLQSQ from the coding sequence GTGAGACCACGCATCAACCCCAACCCTCGCTCCAACTTGTCGCGTCCCATCAACTCTCGTCAAAAACTCTGGCTGTCAGTCACCGCGATCGTGGTGATCATCGCTGGTGCAGTGTTTGCAGATTACTGGTCTGCCGAACCCGCCGACATCTCGCTCGGGTTCGTCGGGCGAGACGCCTGCGTTGATTGCCATCAAACCGAGACGCAAACCTTCATCGGGTCGGATCACGACAAAGCCATGGACTTGGCGACCGAGGAAACGGTCCTCGGTGATTTCAACGATGTCACGTTTGAGCACGACGGAATCGTCAGCCGCCTGTATCGAGACGGCGAGCGATTCATGATCAACACCGAAGGTCCCACCGGAGAGATGGAGGACTTTCACGTCAAGTACGTGTTCGGCGTTAGCCCGCTGCAACAATACATGGTGGAATTTGATCGTCCCGACGACATGCCGGAAAACGAAATCAGCCGTGTGCAAGTCTTGCGGATCAGTTGGGACACGCTCAAGGGAGAGTGGTTTTACCTCCGCCCACCAGACGTCACCGACAAACTTGAGCCCGACGACCAATTGCACTGGACCGGCATCGCCCAACGCTGGCAAACGATGTGCGCCGACTGTCACTCGACCAATCTGAAAAGCAATTTTGATCCGGCATCGAATCGGTACCACACAACGTTTTCAGAAATGGATGTCAGTTGTGAGTCTTGTCATGGGCCGGGCAGTCTGCATATCCAACTCGCCAACAAACGATCTCTGTTCTGGGATCGACGTCATGGCTATGGACTGGCGAAACTGAAAGGGGAGGACCCCAAACCACAACTCGATACCTGTGCGCCCTGCCATAGTCGACGCAGTGTGATGGACAACGATTTTCTTGCCGGCAATGAGTACTGCAATTTCTATCAATTGGAACTGCTCAGGCCGGAAACCTATCACGGCGATGGGCAAATCAAAGACGAAGTCTACGTGTATGGCTCGTTCATTCAGAGCAAGATGTATCACAAGGGAATTCGCTGTACCGATTGCCACGATCCACACTCGTTGAAACTAAAACATCCGGGCAATGAGACCTGCACCTCTTGTCATCAACACGCGGCGGGTAAGTACGACGTGCCCTCGCATCATCACCACGCCCCCGGAACCGCCGGAGCGATGTGCGTGAACTGCCACATGCCCCACACCACGTACATGGAAGTCGACGCGAGACGCGACCATAGTTTACGAATCCCACGCCCAGACTTGTCGGTCCAGCTCGGAACTCCTAATGCGTGCAGTCATTGCCACGTCAAAGATCAATTGAAGGATTTGAAACCAGAGGTTCAGGCGGAGTTTGGCAATCAAGAGTATTCCAAATGGCTGTTGGCAGCAGAGCAAGGCAACCAGGCGATCGCGGATGCCATCAAAGCGTCCGATCTTTGGTGCGATCAAGCATGTGATCAGTGGTACGGCGCTGAGCGAAAACGGCCGTACCATTTCGCAGAAGCTCTCGTGCCGTTTCGACGCGGTGATCCCGAGTCCGCCCAAGGAATGCTGGAACTGATCGCGCGAGACGACGGTGTCACGCCAGCGATCGCCCGGGCGACGGCGATCAGTGAATTGGCTGGCTCTCGCAACAATGCGCTTCGAGAACAAGCAGAACGCATCGCTGAAAACGTCAACGAAAGCCCGATCCTCCGTGCCGCCGCAGTTCAGGTGTTCGCTTCGATCTCACCCGCGCTTGCCAAACCGGTCTTGCTGCCGTTGCTGGACGATGAATCTCGATTGGTTCGCTCCGAAGCCGCACGAACCCTGCTGTCCTCGCGTTCGTTTGCCGGATTGACGGAGTTGGAACGCGGACGATTGGAGCGCGCACTGGAGGAAGTCAAAGACGGGCTGATGGTGGCCGACGATCGCAGCGGCGCACACATGAGCTGGGCCATGATTTGCGAACAACTGGGACGGATCCAGGAAGCAGTCGACTCCTACGAAACCGCCATCCGCATCGAACCCACCGTCACCGGCCCGCGAACCAACTACGCCGCATTGCTGGAACGAATCGTCGGGCAAGCCGCACCCAATACGGCGCAGAACTATCTCGCCAAAGCACAATCGCTTCGCAAAGAAGAGTTACCCTTGTTGGCACGCGACGCAGGGCTGGCACCCGACAACGCGGCGTTGCAGTACCGCTACGGACTGGCGTTGTATCTGAACGGTCAGATGCAGGAGGCCAAAGAAAGACTGGAGCGTGCCGTCGAACTGGAACCCGATGTGCCTGATTTTCAATTGGCCCTGAAACTTCTCAACGAGAAACTGCAATCGCAGTGA